A genomic segment from Perognathus longimembris pacificus isolate PPM17 chromosome 15, ASM2315922v1, whole genome shotgun sequence encodes:
- the C15H18orf21 gene encoding UPF0711 protein C18orf21 homolog isoform X2: protein MRQKHYLEAAAWGLRESCPGQARYLLWAYSSSHDNSTFEGTCPYCFQLLVLDNARVRLKPKAKLTPKIQKLLNQQARNYALSFKEAKIVKKYKNSKSVLLITCKTCNRTVKHPGKSRGFLSALKSNPASPVSKVSPMGPEKTPRSANQNHGVAGCESKSPALIFRTPVSGQSTPICSSRNMSKRKKHFSQLKMLLSQSESTNIPKADFRNFLSSL from the exons ATGAGGCAGAAGCACTACCTGGAGGCGGCGGCGTGGGGTCTACGCGAGAGCTGCCCGGGCCAGGCCCGCTACCTCCT CTGGGCCTACAGTTCCTCTCACG ATAATAGCACCTTTGAAGGAACATGTCCATACTGTTTCCAGTTGTTGGTTTTGGATAATGCTCGAGTGCGCCTCAAACCCAAGGCCAAATTGACACCCAAAATACAGAAACTTCTTAATCAACAAGCAAGAAATTATGCACTCAGTTTCAAAGAAGCAAAAATTGTGAAGAAGTACAAGAATTCCAAAAGTGTATTG ttGATTACTTGCAAAACATGCAACAGAACAGTTAAGCACCCTGGTAAAAGTAGAGGCTTTTTGTCAGCCTTGAAAAGCAATCCTGCCAGTCCCGTCAGTAAAGTCAGCCCAATGGGGCCAGAGAAGACTCCACGTTCTGCAAATCAAAATCATGGTGTAGCTGGTTGTGAAAGCAAGAGCCCAGCATTGATTTTCAG aACACCTGTATCTGGACAATCAACACCCATTTGCTCCTCAAGGAAtatgagcaaaagaaagaaacatttctccCAACTAAAAATGTTGCTTAGTCAAAGTGAATCTACAAATATTCCAAAGGCAGACTTCAGAAATTTCTTATCTTCACTGTGA
- the C15H18orf21 gene encoding UPF0711 protein C18orf21 homolog isoform X1 — protein MRQKHYLEAAAWGLRESCPGQARYLLWAYSSSHVLDNSTFEGTCPYCFQLLVLDNARVRLKPKAKLTPKIQKLLNQQARNYALSFKEAKIVKKYKNSKSVLLITCKTCNRTVKHPGKSRGFLSALKSNPASPVSKVSPMGPEKTPRSANQNHGVAGCESKSPALIFRTPVSGQSTPICSSRNMSKRKKHFSQLKMLLSQSESTNIPKADFRNFLSSL, from the exons ATGAGGCAGAAGCACTACCTGGAGGCGGCGGCGTGGGGTCTACGCGAGAGCTGCCCGGGCCAGGCCCGCTACCTCCT CTGGGCCTACAGTTCCTCTCACG TTTTAGATAATAGCACCTTTGAAGGAACATGTCCATACTGTTTCCAGTTGTTGGTTTTGGATAATGCTCGAGTGCGCCTCAAACCCAAGGCCAAATTGACACCCAAAATACAGAAACTTCTTAATCAACAAGCAAGAAATTATGCACTCAGTTTCAAAGAAGCAAAAATTGTGAAGAAGTACAAGAATTCCAAAAGTGTATTG ttGATTACTTGCAAAACATGCAACAGAACAGTTAAGCACCCTGGTAAAAGTAGAGGCTTTTTGTCAGCCTTGAAAAGCAATCCTGCCAGTCCCGTCAGTAAAGTCAGCCCAATGGGGCCAGAGAAGACTCCACGTTCTGCAAATCAAAATCATGGTGTAGCTGGTTGTGAAAGCAAGAGCCCAGCATTGATTTTCAG aACACCTGTATCTGGACAATCAACACCCATTTGCTCCTCAAGGAAtatgagcaaaagaaagaaacatttctccCAACTAAAAATGTTGCTTAGTCAAAGTGAATCTACAAATATTCCAAAGGCAGACTTCAGAAATTTCTTATCTTCACTGTGA